GCAGATTCTCAAAGAAGAAGTCTTCATTAAAGATGGGGTTTCTGCTCCTTCTTATGACAGTGCTTTTCTGTTTCTGCTGTTTTCCAGGTGTAATAGACAGTGCCACGAAGCAGTTAATGGTTTTGGGGTCAGTACCTGGATGGTAAAGTCCTTCTATACTGATTAGTCGGACATGTAGTCTTTGTGCTGCATGGCAATATTCTGTTGTTAAACGGAGGGAAGCCCCATTCTCGAGCAACACTGTGCTTTCTGCCACAAAGCTACCTCTAGAATACAGAAGATCTATAGGAAAAACAGAATCCATCATTCCATCAGAAACTCTGCGAATTATATTTGGGCTGCTGTCTGTGGAGCTGCACTCATCAGCTGAGAGCGAATTGTTTCTAGATAGTCCAAGCTTTCCCTTTCTCTTCAGTGCTCTAGAAAACAGCCTGTCCTGACTTATGGCTTTCAGTAAAGAGTTACCCCTTGGTGGAGATCTGTGAAGCATAGGGGAACTAAATGGAGAAGAGTCAGTTGAAGAGGACGTTTCACTGTCCAAGGTGCCTGAGCGACTTAACGACCTCAGCTTCAATGTCATGAAGTTGCTATAAGAGGATGCTCTATTGCATGTGGTGGTGTTAGCTCGAGACCTGTGCAGCAGAATTGGAAGGTTGACAGGGTCATCATGAAATAGGGATTCTTTTCTTCTGGTGTTGGGGCTTTCCAGTAAGGTGCAGAATCCATAGGAGGTATGGGCCTTAGGAAGATGTGGAAGGGACAGAGCTGCTTGTGCCTGAGGGTCTGCATTTGTACCTTCATCCTCCATAATCTCATCTGCACTGTCCACCTGTATTACATGTGTCTCTGGTGCACTAAAGCCTCCATAGGTAGCTCCACTGAGGTCAGGCACAGACCTGTAGAGTGATTTCATCCTCACACCTCTCTGAGTTGAAATTCGAGGAGGAATACAGAACTCTGGGATTCTGTCTGGAGTAAGGACATTGGGACAAGGAATAGGGCGCTGCTTGTTGTCAGTAATGTATCCTCGCATTGTCAGATCAGATGCCT
This DNA window, taken from Hyperolius riggenbachi isolate aHypRig1 chromosome 3, aHypRig1.pri, whole genome shotgun sequence, encodes the following:
- the LOC137561312 gene encoding C2 calcium-dependent domain-containing protein 4C-like, translated to MWLLDKLKVPDMPRQASDLTMRGYITDNKQRPIPCPNVLTPDRIPEFCIPPRISTQRGVRMKSLYRSVPDLSGATYGGFSAPETHVIQVDSADEIMEDEGTNADPQAQAALSLPHLPKAHTSYGFCTLLESPNTRRKESLFHDDPVNLPILLHRSRANTTTCNRASSYSNFMTLKLRSLSRSGTLDSETSSSTDSSPFSSPMLHRSPPRGNSLLKAISQDRLFSRALKRKGKLGLSRNNSLSADECSSTDSSPNIIRRVSDGMMDSVFPIDLLYSRGSFVAESTVLLENGASLRLTTEYCHAAQRLHVRLISIEGLYHPGTDPKTINCFVALSITPGKQQKQKSTVIRRSRNPIFNEDFFFENLPQTKLHSCCLKIKAINKAFGIKRDCVMGQSELPLLSILSL